One Nonomuraea angiospora DNA segment encodes these proteins:
- a CDS encoding serine hydrolase produces the protein MRNNKPVRFLTAAAVAATMTAVCAGQTAPVQATAVAAPEIPDTPAGRQLRWLLDAAQRPPIPESELRQHFAAEFLQNVPADRLNQTLTAFKGMRFQELTRSESALLVATVEAAGVLFDLSLTTDGAGLVSGLLFRPHAAPAPKDWAELDQRLSRLAPRAGFIAAEVTGDGACRPVHSVAPGTARPLGSMFKLYVLGAVAERIASGAFGWDTKLAITPELKSLGSGELQNRPDGSKVSVLEAATLMISISDNTAADLLIHRAGRKNVERTARAWGARDRRDRPWLTTREMFVLKGAGYPRHARKYLSLGTAGKRAYLDRVVAKVPLSRVAGWTAPRELDTLEWYASPAQVCQAFARLSKLTDNHVGEALSISDAGLALDRSQWPSVWFKGGSEPGVSDLGYLARAADGRSFVVTTLAIDPKTPFDQARTQSEQLGLTRGAFTLVKGS, from the coding sequence ATGAGAAACAACAAACCCGTCCGCTTTCTGACGGCGGCAGCCGTCGCGGCCACGATGACGGCGGTCTGCGCGGGTCAGACCGCGCCCGTGCAGGCCACCGCCGTCGCCGCGCCCGAGATCCCCGACACGCCCGCGGGCAGGCAGTTGCGCTGGCTGCTTGACGCCGCCCAGCGCCCGCCGATCCCGGAGAGCGAGCTGAGGCAGCACTTCGCCGCCGAGTTCCTCCAGAACGTCCCCGCCGACCGGCTGAACCAGACCCTGACCGCCTTCAAGGGCATGCGGTTCCAGGAGCTCACCAGGTCGGAGAGCGCCCTGCTCGTCGCCACGGTCGAGGCGGCCGGCGTCCTGTTCGACCTGTCGCTCACGACGGACGGCGCCGGCCTCGTCAGCGGACTGCTGTTCCGCCCCCACGCCGCCCCCGCGCCCAAGGACTGGGCGGAGCTGGACCAGCGATTGAGCCGGCTCGCGCCGCGGGCCGGCTTCATCGCCGCCGAGGTGACCGGGGACGGGGCCTGCCGCCCCGTGCACTCCGTCGCCCCTGGTACGGCGCGCCCGCTCGGCTCCATGTTCAAGCTCTACGTGCTGGGGGCCGTGGCCGAGCGGATCGCGAGCGGGGCGTTCGGATGGGACACCAAGCTCGCGATCACGCCGGAGCTGAAGAGCCTGGGGTCGGGCGAGCTGCAGAACCGCCCGGACGGCAGCAAGGTGTCGGTGCTGGAGGCCGCCACGCTGATGATCTCCATCAGCGACAACACCGCCGCCGACCTGCTCATCCACCGGGCCGGCCGCAAGAACGTCGAGCGTACCGCGCGGGCCTGGGGCGCCCGCGACCGGCGCGACAGGCCCTGGCTCACCACGCGGGAGATGTTCGTGCTCAAGGGCGCCGGCTATCCGCGGCACGCCAGGAAGTACCTGTCGCTGGGAACGGCCGGGAAGCGGGCCTATCTGGACAGGGTGGTCGCCAAGGTCCCGCTGTCCCGCGTCGCCGGGTGGACCGCGCCGCGCGAGCTGGACACGCTCGAGTGGTACGCCTCCCCCGCCCAGGTGTGCCAGGCCTTCGCCCGGCTGTCGAAGCTGACCGACAATCACGTCGGCGAGGCCCTGTCGATCAGCGACGCGGGCCTCGCGCTGGACAGGTCCCAGTGGCCGTCGGTCTGGTTCAAGGGCGGGTCGGAGCCCGGGGTGAGCGACCTGGGTTACCTCGCCAGGGCGGCGGACGGGAGGTCGTTCGTGGTGACGACCCTGGCGATCGATCCGAAGACCCCGTTCGACCAGGCGCGGACGCAGTCGGAGCAGCTGGGGCTGACCCGTGGCGCGTTCACGCTGGTCAAGGGCTCCTGA
- a CDS encoding response regulator transcription factor, whose translation MGERIRTVVADDHYLVREGTRQLLDMSGEITVVGAVGNADELLDAVRRLGPDVVVTDIRMPGGDWRPGFEGIDAAHRIRAAHPGVGVVVLSQFADALFAFELFKHGTEGYAYLLKDRVGDLDELLGAIRAVACGGSVIDPKVVEGLLARRDVRGRPEALTGRERDVLREMARGRSNSAIARALHLSISSVEKNVNAIFTKLGLENSGDVHRRVAAVLAYLGPDR comes from the coding sequence ATGGGTGAGCGGATCCGTACGGTGGTCGCCGACGACCACTACCTCGTACGCGAGGGCACCCGGCAACTGCTCGACATGTCGGGCGAGATCACGGTCGTCGGCGCGGTCGGCAACGCCGACGAGCTCCTCGACGCCGTCCGCCGCCTCGGCCCCGACGTCGTGGTCACCGACATCCGGATGCCGGGCGGCGACTGGCGGCCCGGCTTCGAGGGCATCGACGCCGCCCACCGCATCAGGGCCGCGCATCCAGGGGTGGGGGTCGTGGTGCTGTCGCAGTTCGCGGACGCGTTGTTCGCGTTCGAGCTGTTCAAGCACGGCACCGAAGGCTACGCCTACCTGCTCAAGGATCGGGTCGGAGACCTGGACGAGCTGCTGGGGGCCATCAGGGCGGTGGCCTGCGGCGGCTCCGTCATCGACCCGAAGGTCGTGGAGGGCCTGCTGGCCAGGCGCGACGTCCGCGGCCGGCCGGAGGCGCTGACCGGACGCGAACGCGACGTGCTCCGGGAGATGGCGCGCGGCCGCTCCAACTCGGCCATCGCCAGGGCGCTTCATCTGTCGATCTCGTCGGTGGAGAAGAACGTCAACGCCATTTTCACGAAACTGGGGCTGGAGAACAGCGGGGACGTGCACCGGAGGGTGGCGGCGGTCCTCGCCTACCTCGGCCCCGATCGATAG
- a CDS encoding ferredoxin — protein sequence MKITIDQDKCCGAGTCVLVAPDVFDQRDDDGIVILLNERPPAELHPAVREAADVCPGAAISVGSVGEDA from the coding sequence GTGAAGATCACCATTGATCAGGACAAATGCTGCGGCGCCGGCACGTGCGTGCTCGTCGCGCCGGACGTGTTCGACCAGCGAGACGACGACGGGATCGTCATCCTGCTCAACGAGCGGCCGCCCGCGGAGCTCCACCCGGCCGTCCGCGAGGCCGCCGACGTCTGCCCCGGAGCGGCGATCTCCGTGGGCTCCGTGGGCGAGGACGCATGA
- a CDS encoding TetR/AcrR family transcriptional regulator produces MAGRAARPERGSATRELILATAERLFAEYGVQAVSNRQISEAAGQGNSAAVGYHFGAKADLVRAIARRHADEMEQLRAWMVAEAAGSVDVRDWVACLVRPFTRHLEAQGSPTWYARFRAQVMADPALYQITVEEFLPSPSLRLLVDGLNRCVSDLPATVREERWAMARHVIVHMCVERERALAEGASTLHPSWDDLATSLIDAIAGLWQAPVTPRP; encoded by the coding sequence ATGGCGGGCAGGGCCGCGCGGCCCGAGCGGGGGAGCGCGACGCGGGAGTTGATCCTGGCCACCGCGGAGCGGCTGTTCGCCGAGTACGGGGTGCAGGCGGTGTCCAACCGCCAGATCAGCGAGGCCGCGGGGCAGGGCAACAGCGCCGCGGTGGGCTACCACTTCGGCGCGAAGGCCGACCTGGTCCGCGCGATCGCGCGCAGGCACGCCGACGAGATGGAGCAGCTGCGGGCGTGGATGGTCGCCGAGGCCGCGGGCTCGGTGGACGTACGCGACTGGGTGGCCTGCCTGGTGCGCCCGTTCACCCGGCACCTGGAGGCGCAGGGCAGCCCCACCTGGTACGCCCGGTTCCGCGCGCAGGTGATGGCCGATCCGGCGCTCTACCAGATCACGGTCGAGGAATTCCTGCCGTCGCCCTCGCTGCGGCTGCTCGTGGACGGTCTGAACCGGTGCGTGAGCGACCTGCCGGCCACCGTGCGGGAGGAGCGCTGGGCCATGGCGCGTCACGTGATCGTGCACATGTGCGTCGAGCGGGAGCGCGCCCTCGCCGAGGGCGCCTCCACCCTCCATCCGAGCTGGGACGACCTCGCCACCAGCCTGATCGACGCGATCGCCGGACTGTGGCAGGCCC
- a CDS encoding alpha/beta fold hydrolase, whose amino-acid sequence MELTERFEWRGRQIAWGRAGTGPAVVFCHGTPFSSALWQPFADALSRDFTVYLWDMPGYGLSSKHAEHPVDFGAQAEAFAALLAHWGLERPHVVAHDFGGAVSLRTHLILGVDYASLMLVDVVAIPPSGSPFFKFVQDHPDVLGQLPAYIHTAIVRAYIQGASHRGLRDDDLDALVRPWTGEEGQPAFYRQIAHYDEGFLEENEEALGRVGIPVRILWGTCDAWIPTEIGRRLQGLIPGAELSLIEAAGHLVHHDAPVPLMDEIRAWLTAG is encoded by the coding sequence ATGGAGTTGACGGAGCGATTCGAGTGGCGTGGGAGGCAGATCGCCTGGGGCCGCGCCGGCACTGGTCCGGCCGTGGTGTTCTGTCATGGCACGCCGTTCTCGTCGGCGTTGTGGCAGCCGTTCGCCGACGCCCTGAGCCGCGACTTCACCGTCTACCTGTGGGACATGCCCGGCTATGGCCTGTCGTCCAAGCATGCCGAGCATCCCGTGGACTTCGGCGCGCAGGCCGAGGCGTTCGCGGCGCTGCTCGCGCACTGGGGGCTGGAGCGGCCGCACGTGGTCGCCCACGACTTCGGCGGTGCCGTGTCCCTGCGCACCCACCTGATCCTGGGCGTGGACTACGCCTCGCTCATGCTCGTCGACGTCGTGGCCATCCCGCCCAGCGGCTCGCCCTTCTTCAAGTTCGTGCAGGACCATCCTGACGTCCTGGGGCAGTTGCCGGCCTACATCCACACCGCCATCGTGCGGGCCTACATTCAGGGCGCGAGCCATCGCGGCCTGCGCGACGACGATCTCGACGCCCTCGTGCGGCCGTGGACGGGGGAGGAGGGCCAGCCGGCCTTCTACCGGCAGATCGCCCACTACGACGAGGGCTTCCTCGAAGAGAACGAGGAGGCGCTGGGCCGCGTCGGCATTCCCGTGCGGATCCTGTGGGGCACCTGCGACGCGTGGATCCCCACCGAGATCGGCCGGCGGCTGCAGGGCCTGATCCCCGGCGCGGAGCTGTCGCTGATCGAGGCCGCCGGTCACCTGGTCCACCACGACGCTCCCGTCCCGCTCATGGACGAGATCCGCGCCTGGCTCACGGCCGGCTGA
- a CDS encoding sensor histidine kinase, translating to MGSRLVAGVLATGAAAGIVANVIITSRITASRGVPLPVTEWVFMVVALLMPALGWLLATRRPELRYGWLLLLCALFLGVGLTGSGLSITGAVPLWLSAPLSSVLALFYGLNWIFVPLLFPEGRLPSRRWRAFAWISGIAIALHAVGNTLSGGVARGPTRILESTLTLVGLLSSAAGQLVTWIMATLGFCGLVLRLGRSARVERRQYAWMVGGVAVSLLGGVAQMAFLTRVPMLALLGTVAMTGALPVAIGVTVVRHRLLDIGIGIRGSRLHLIFDVRPTVDEVLSDLGTALEGAPEPAEQLGRVAAAVRTALEATWAAVTLADGTRVVAGRQEGPATLTVPVHGGLGRIECGPRGVGGLTRVDRRLLEALAVPAGLAIQSAGLAARLVNAQEAERRRIERNIHDGVQQQLVALIAGLELARSTGASPDMLAHLREQARQTLADLRELAAGIHPSALGQGGLVEAVEERCSRLPVHTTVTSDPGLRTRRFADEVEGAMYFTVNEAVANALKHAGAATIEVGLSHAGGRLRATVADDGKGFDPGATARRGLATLSDRLDALGGGLDLDSSPGKGTLVKAWVPVDG from the coding sequence ATGGGTTCGAGGCTGGTGGCCGGGGTACTGGCGACGGGCGCGGCCGCCGGCATCGTGGCGAACGTGATCATCACGAGCCGCATCACGGCAAGCCGCGGCGTCCCCCTCCCCGTGACCGAATGGGTGTTCATGGTGGTAGCGCTGCTCATGCCCGCGCTGGGCTGGTTGCTGGCCACCCGGCGTCCGGAGCTGCGGTACGGCTGGCTGCTCCTGCTCTGCGCGCTCTTCCTGGGCGTCGGTCTGACCGGCTCGGGGTTGTCGATCACGGGCGCGGTGCCGCTCTGGCTGTCCGCCCCGCTCTCCTCCGTCCTCGCTCTCTTCTACGGCCTGAACTGGATCTTCGTCCCCCTGCTCTTCCCCGAAGGACGGCTGCCCTCGCGGCGCTGGCGCGCGTTCGCGTGGATCTCCGGTATCGCGATCGCCCTGCATGCCGTGGGGAACACGCTGAGCGGCGGCGTCGCGCGCGGGCCGACGCGGATCCTGGAGTCGACGCTCACCCTGGTCGGCCTCCTGTCGTCGGCCGCCGGCCAGCTCGTCACGTGGATCATGGCGACGCTCGGGTTCTGCGGGCTCGTGCTCCGCCTGGGGCGCAGCGCGCGGGTCGAGCGCCGGCAGTACGCCTGGATGGTCGGGGGCGTGGCCGTGAGCCTGCTGGGTGGCGTCGCCCAGATGGCGTTCCTCACGAGGGTGCCGATGCTCGCGCTGCTCGGGACGGTGGCCATGACGGGGGCGCTGCCCGTCGCGATCGGGGTCACCGTGGTCCGCCACCGGCTGCTCGACATCGGGATCGGCATCCGGGGCTCCCGCCTGCACCTGATCTTCGATGTGCGGCCGACGGTGGACGAGGTGCTGTCCGACCTCGGCACCGCGCTGGAGGGCGCGCCCGAGCCCGCGGAGCAGCTCGGCCGGGTGGCCGCGGCCGTACGCACCGCGTTGGAGGCCACCTGGGCGGCCGTGACTCTGGCGGACGGCACCCGCGTGGTCGCCGGTCGGCAGGAGGGCCCCGCGACGCTGACGGTGCCGGTGCACGGAGGGCTCGGCCGGATCGAGTGCGGCCCCCGAGGCGTGGGCGGGCTGACGCGCGTGGACCGGCGGCTCCTGGAGGCGCTGGCCGTGCCGGCCGGGCTGGCCATCCAGAGCGCCGGCCTGGCCGCCCGCCTGGTCAACGCCCAGGAGGCGGAACGCCGGCGCATCGAACGCAACATCCACGACGGCGTTCAGCAGCAGCTCGTCGCCCTCATCGCCGGTCTGGAGCTGGCCCGCTCCACCGGCGCGAGCCCCGACATGCTCGCCCACCTGCGCGAACAGGCCCGCCAGACGCTCGCCGACCTGCGCGAGCTGGCGGCCGGCATCCACCCGTCGGCCCTCGGACAGGGCGGCCTGGTGGAGGCGGTGGAGGAACGCTGCTCCCGCCTGCCCGTTCACACGACGGTGACCTCGGACCCCGGGCTGCGAACCAGGCGGTTCGCGGACGAGGTCGAGGGCGCGATGTACTTCACCGTCAACGAGGCCGTCGCCAACGCGCTCAAACACGCGGGTGCCGCCACCATAGAGGTGGGCCTGTCGCACGCGGGCGGCCGCCTGCGCGCCACGGTCGCCGACGACGGCAAGGGTTTCGACCCTGGGGCCACCGCCCGCAGGGGGCTGGCCACGCTGTCCGACCGGCTGGACGCGCTCGGCGGCGGGCTCGACCTCGACAGCTCGCCGGGAAAGGGGACACTGGTGAAGGCGTGGGTGCCGGTCGATGGGTGA
- a CDS encoding NAD(P)/FAD-dependent oxidoreductase translates to MTTPDHVLVAGASAAGLATVEALRRKGYAGRVTVLGAEPHPPYDRPPLSKQILSGGWEPERARLRPPAALSALNAEFLLGDPATGLDVPSRTVRTASGRVLSADAVVVATGLRPRTLPGQAGLAGVHVLRTLDDALALREDLLSCTRLVVVGDGVLGAEIAATACGMGVNVTLAGPQPAPLACQLGQPAAGLLADLHTERGVELRLGAAAGGLTERHGRVTGVRLETGDVLPADVVVVAFGAAPVTDWLATSGLDLDNGVVCDSRCRAAEGVYAVGDVARWHHETLGRSLRLENRTNATEQAIAVAGNILGDDRPYTPIPYFWTDQFDAKIHVHGMPSPDAEVSIAEGSVAERRFVAVYRHDGRVTGVLGWNMPKQARLHRQELAATSLLAGSA, encoded by the coding sequence ATGACCACCCCGGACCACGTGCTCGTGGCCGGCGCCTCCGCCGCCGGCCTGGCCACCGTGGAAGCCCTGCGCCGCAAGGGGTACGCGGGCCGGGTGACCGTCCTGGGCGCCGAACCCCACCCGCCCTACGACCGGCCCCCGCTGTCCAAGCAGATCCTGTCCGGCGGCTGGGAGCCCGAGCGAGCCCGGCTGCGACCCCCGGCCGCCCTGTCCGCGTTGAACGCGGAGTTCCTGCTCGGCGACCCGGCGACCGGGCTGGACGTCCCGTCCCGTACCGTGCGCACGGCGTCGGGACGCGTGCTGAGCGCGGACGCGGTGGTGGTCGCCACCGGGCTGCGCCCCCGCACGCTGCCGGGCCAGGCCGGACTGGCCGGCGTCCACGTGCTGCGCACGCTCGACGACGCGCTCGCGCTGCGAGAAGACCTGCTGTCCTGCACGCGCCTGGTGGTCGTCGGGGACGGCGTGCTCGGCGCCGAGATCGCCGCCACCGCGTGCGGCATGGGCGTAAACGTCACCCTGGCCGGCCCTCAACCGGCGCCGCTGGCCTGCCAGCTCGGCCAACCGGCCGCGGGACTGCTCGCCGACCTGCACACCGAGCGCGGGGTCGAGCTGCGGCTCGGCGCCGCGGCCGGCGGCCTGACCGAACGGCACGGCCGCGTCACCGGGGTACGCCTGGAGACCGGCGACGTGCTGCCGGCCGACGTCGTCGTGGTGGCCTTCGGCGCCGCCCCGGTCACGGACTGGCTCGCCACCAGCGGGCTCGACCTGGACAACGGGGTGGTGTGCGACTCCCGCTGCCGCGCGGCGGAAGGCGTCTACGCGGTCGGCGACGTGGCCCGCTGGCACCACGAGACGCTGGGCAGGTCGCTCCGGCTGGAGAACCGGACCAACGCCACCGAACAGGCGATCGCCGTCGCCGGCAACATCCTCGGCGACGACCGCCCCTACACCCCGATCCCCTACTTCTGGACCGACCAGTTCGACGCCAAGATCCACGTACACGGGATGCCGTCCCCGGACGCCGAGGTCTCCATCGCGGAGGGCTCCGTGGCCGAGCGCCGCTTCGTCGCCGTCTACCGCCACGACGGCCGGGTCACCGGCGTACTCGGCTGGAACATGCCCAAACAGGCCCGCCTGCACCGGCAGGAGCTGGCCGCGACTTCCCTGCTCGCGGGATCGGCCTGA